The Bacillus sp. 2205SS5-2 genome segment CTACTTCATCAGCTTTTTGTTTAAACCTTCCTTTTCACTTTTGAATTCCATCAAAAATAACGAATCTAGCTGCAGTGGCTAGGGACTCGGGCAGCCACTAAAGCATTTCGTAAATGATGCCCGAAACAAAGCTATATCATAGATGATAAACTAATTCGAAAAACCACAAACTTTGCAAAAACAGCCTTCCAAAACCATTGCGCTATTCTCAATACTTGCTTTATACAATTCAAACACAGGTCTCTCTGAACAAGCTGATAGTATTTCTATAAGCACTATCAACAAAAAATACTATTTGTTTCCTCTTAATATTTTCATTTAGAATCTCTCCAAAAAATTAATAATAGAGTAAAGCAAAGAGATTACTAGTTCGAGAAGACAAATTCCTGACATTGAACCTGCCATCCCTTCCTACTTCACTTAATCGGCACCCAAACTTCCTCGGTTGCATTTGGATCTGCCGGGTGGTAATCCTCTGTCAACTGTTCGAATTGTTCGCGGTTATCTAGTCTGTATTCAGAGGTCGGTAGCCAAGATTCAAATATGTAAGAATAGGTTTTGTAGAAGGTGGACGCTGGACCATTATGAGTAAAAACAGCGTATTTTCCGCCACTAATTGTATAGCTTTCTAGTTCATTTAGTAATGTCGGTATTTCGGACACCTCTACTGCAGCCCATTTTTCGAACATCGCCGTAGGGGTGAAATCTTGAATATTCATTTGTTGCATGGAATATAGCAAAGAATCGACTCGATTATCAATTCTATTTAATTTCGGACGACATTTTTTCCATAGCTCCGCCGTTCGATCATTGGCAAAAGACATTTCCATCTTCATTCCAATCAGTTTTTTTTCTGTTAGGATTTCAATTCTTGGTTTCATGTTACGCCCCCCTTTTAACTCCCTATCCTCATTATACAAGAGTTTCGATTATTTTCCTTAATAACATGCTGATTTTTAGTGGCAGTAAGTATTATGTGGGTTCCTATCAGGATGCAAAGGCACGAATCAATGAGCAAACCGAGATTATTGATTTAAACTTAAGTTATGTATTACCAGGTTTCATTGACAACCATAATCATGTTTTTGAAGCCGCTTCACCTGCAGCAGGAGATTGTCTTGTAGCACCTGATGCTTCTTTACAAGAACAGCGTGAATTCTTAAGTGTTTGTCAAAAAACATAGATCGAGGTGAATGGATTAGTGGATCGGGCTTTGATCTTGAAGTGTTGCTAGCTTCGATTACGATGACAGATGACGAGCAAACCCCTCTTCAATTATTAGACGAGCTGTTCCCTAGTAACCCTGTGGTTTTGATGGAAAGAACCTCTCACTCTGTCTGGGTAAATTCAATGGCACTTAAAGAAGTCGGTTTTTTTAGACAAACCGAAGATCCTCCTGGCGGTCGGGTAATTCGTGATGAGGAATCCGGAGAAGCATTCGGTATTATTTATGATTCAGCTGGAGATATGGTTCTAGAACAAGCTTGGAATGCACAACTGAACACTTCCGAGAAGAATGTTGAAGGGTTACTAGCTGGTTTACAAGAAGTAGCGGAAAACGGGATCACCACTCTAGGTGATGGCCGTCTTTACTGGAAGCGAGGTTGGTTGGATGTTTGGAACCAAATTTACGATGAGGGTAAGCTAACTTCTAGAGTAGTGCTGCGCCCATGGGTGTATCCTTATGTAGATAGAGCGGAACAACTCACCTATTTTAAGGAGATTTATCAAAATGATCCTACTTCTAGAATGTTAATCAATCAAGTGAAAATGTATAGTGACGGGATCATCATAAATAATACAGCAAAAACCTTGGACCCTTATCCGTTTGAATGGTTTCCGGGAACACCCTACGGTTTAAACTACCTCTCTGAACAAAAATGAAGTGGTGGCTAACTGAGCTTGATACTATTGGCTACGGGGCATTTATTCATGCGATTGGTGACGGAGCAGTGCATGAAAGTTTAAATGCCATAGACGCAGCGAGGAAAAATCATTCCGAGCAGCTCTACACACTTACCCATCTCGAAATGGTCGAAGAATCGGATATCAGTCGCTTTGCTTCTCTGGGTGTTGAGGCTGATTTTCAAGTCGGAGAGGATTTCCTGGGCAACCCCAATCAGTCTTGGGCAAGTGACTATTTGTCGGAGATTTAATTAAAACGAATGATGCCTTTGCGAAGAATTTGGGACACAAGTGCCAATATCACGCTCAGTAGTGACTGGGATGTCAATGAATTGAACCCGCTTATTACGATTTCCAATTCTTTAAAGCTTGGGGCAAGAGGGTTACCTGATGTTTTTTCAGCCATTGATGCTTATACTGTGAATGCAGCGAAAGCTCTAGGGCTTGAGGAGATTACCGGTTCCATCGAAGTGGGAAAATCGGCTGATTTTGTCATCTTAGATGAAGATATCACGAAGCTACCTATTGAAAACATCCCTGACGCAAAGATTCTTATGACCATTCTGCA includes the following:
- a CDS encoding GyrI-like domain-containing protein, producing MKPRIEILTEKKLIGMKMEMSFANDRTAELWKKCRPKLNRIDNRVDSLLYSMQQMNIQDFTPTAMFEKWAAVEVSEIPTLLNELESYTISGGKYAVFTHNGPASTFYKTYSYIFESWLPTSEYRLDNREQFEQLTEDYHPADPNATEEVWVPIK